From the genome of Carassius gibelio isolate Cgi1373 ecotype wild population from Czech Republic chromosome A16, carGib1.2-hapl.c, whole genome shotgun sequence, one region includes:
- the LOC128030876 gene encoding uncharacterized protein LOC128030876 encodes MTEASSTTASTPTTLTTDAKSSAMSETESQSSTIQSTNAVSVLSSTSSDQTLYTATSGTSMTEASSTTASTPTTLTTDAKSSAMSETESQSSTIQSTNPISVPSSTSSDQTSSTATSDTSMTEASAVTIQSTTSNGATVASTGITSMDTVSENTSLSENYTALSCPAFDCTTDCYFQFMNTTAKPCQSSEYFCKITQQDTGYSVRCSASCGISCGNGTISNCSVNCCNSTNCLNNTLLAISDSLSTTVATTKSTTTTTTIKATVTTTQANNGKKCNTFNCNGVACYKTNNVSSNVMLCPVGQDYCLLQKTTSGSAESWLAGCSVDCRKMTVCPSTTTCHLECCNATTTTSCLKLSGDVNMPSSATRGPHCPTLLMASLLLFWIVKVFT; translated from the exons ATGACAGAAGCTTCGTCCACAACGGCTAGTACACCAACCACTCTGACAACAGATGCAAAATCATCTGCAATGTCAGAAACTGAAAGCCAGAGTTCAACCATTCAATCTACAAATGCAGTAAGTGTGCTGTCCTCCACTTCTTCTGACCAAACATTATATACGGCCACATCAGGCACTTCCATGACAGAAGCTTCATCCACAACGGCTAGTACACCAACCACTCTGACAACAGATGCAAAATCATCTGCAATGTCAGAAACTGAAAGCCAGAGTTCAACCATTCAATCTACAAATCCTATAAGTGTGCCGTCCTCCACTTCTTCTGACCAAACGTCATCTACGGCTACATCAGACACTTCCATGACAGAAGCTTCAGCCGTTACCATACAGAGCACTACTTCTAACGGTGCTACTGTTGCCTCAACAGGCATTACTAGTATGGACACAG tttcagaaaATACATCTTTATCAGAAAATTACACTGCG CTATCCTGTCCAGCATTTGATTGCACAACAGATTGTTACTTCCAGTTCATGAATACAACGGCGAAGCCTTGCCAATCCAGTGAATATTTCTGTAAG ATAACGCAACAGGACACAGGTTACTCTGTCAGATGCAGTGCTTCATGTGGAATATCCTGCGGGAATGGGACTATCAGTAATTGCTCTGTGAACTGTTGCAACTCAACCAACTGCCTAAACAACACTCTGCTTGCCATATCCGATTCACTCAGTACGACTG TAGCTACAACAAAATCCACTACTACAACCACGACAATCAAGGCCACAGTTACAACCACCCAAGCAAATAAT GGCAAGAAGTGCAATACTTTCAACTGTAATGGGGTGGCGTGTTACAAAACCAATAATGTCAGCAGTAATGTCATGCTGTGTCCAGTTGGCCAGGACTACTGCttg CTACAAAAGACAACATCTGGCAGTGCAGAGAGCTGGCTGGCGGGTTGCAGTGTAGATTGCAGAAAGATGACAGTTTGTCCAAGCACAACTACTTGTCATTTGGAGTGCTGCAatgccaccaccaccacctcaTGCCTCAAACTGTCAGGTGACGTGAACATGCCCAGCTCCGCCACCAGGGGTCCACACTGTCCCACACTGCTCATGGCCTCTTTGCTGCTCTTCTGGATAGTCAAAGTCTTTACTTGA